Within the Emticicia oligotrophica DSM 17448 genome, the region AACGCTCTTACTGGCGAGTTCACGCCTCCTGGAATAGACTTTTTGGCTTGTGCGAATAAGGATTCGCTTGTATTTGTGGTCATGAATATTAGAACTTTATCTTAAAATGAAGAAATATGAATTTTACAACTCATATATATAACAAATTCTAAAAGTTATTGTATCAAGAAAATGCAATTTTCTTTGATTGAATTACCCTTAATTTTGCATCAAAGTTAAAGATAAATGTTCTTTCTAACAATCAATACCAAAATTGAGTCACGAATAGGTTAATTCCCCTCTATATTTTATTGCTCAATCAAGCATAAATCTTATTTATGTGATAATTATTTCCTGCATGAGGATTTTTTGTGGAATTCGATTAGGCATATTATCTAGAAATTATAGTATTGTGGTAAACCCAGAAAGAACCTGAAAGAGATTTTAGGTCTAATTAGATACGCTCCGAAAATTATTCTCTACACAATAGACAATAAATATAAAAAGTACCATACAAGTACTATTTAGTCCTAAAGACTATTCAAGAATATTACGTAGGTTTGTTTCATCATTTCCAAAAATCTGCCCTTAGGTTTTAAAAGAGTATTTCAAATCATAAGTCAGTAAAGTCAATTATTCCAATATTTCAGAAATAACTCTATGAACTCACTATCTTCCAAAAATACAAGAAGTATTATATTATCTGTTGGTCTGTTGGCGGCAACTATTGTAGCTTGCCGTAGTGAAATCGAACAAACTCCGCCAACACCAATCGTTAACTCTATAACTTCTGATGAGCGTTCTTTAAAGGTTGGGGTTGTTAATCATCCAGGACAACTACTAGCCTCCAACTGTTTTCAATGCCACGGTACCAATGGTACTGGATTAGAACATTTAGCTGGTAAAAGTGCCAATGAAATTGTTAACGAATTGAGAGAAATGTCGGCTAAAAATCCTCGTGCTGAAATTATGAATGTCCATGCCAAAGCATATACTACAGATGAAATGAAATTAATTGGGGACTTTTTTTCAAAACAATAAGATATGAAACGTAGAAGTTTTTTAAATAATCTTGGAGCATCGGCTTTAGGGTTAGGCATTATAGAAAATTCATTTGGACAAGAAACGAAGAATGTTGTTAATGATATTCATTCTTTGATTCAAGTGCCAAGTAATATAGTTGCCACAGGACGTGTGATTGTAATTGGTGGAGGCATGGCAGGTACAACAGCAGCTAAATATCTGAAACTATGGGGAGGAACCGGAGTTGAAGTAACTTTAATAGAACCTAATGCTAGCTATTACTCTAATATCTTTAGTAATATGGTATTAGTAGGAGAACGGACATTAGAACAATTGACATTTAATTATAATTTGCTGAGGACAAAATATGGAGTTTCGGTTTTACAAAATTCTGTAACAGGCATCAATCCTTCAGGAAAAAGTGTAACACTAAATAGCGGAAAGGTATTGCCTTACGACAAATTAGTTATAGCACCGGGAATTGATTTCGAACCAATACAACTTTCGGGCACAGCAGCTAATCAGGCCAAAATTGTTCATGCGTGGAAAGCAGGTCAACAAACAACCTCTTTGAAAAACCAAGTTCAAGCCATGACCAAAAAGGATACATTTATCATCACGATACCGCCCAAACCCTACCGTTGCCCGCCCGGGCCCTACGAAAGAGCCTGTGTCGTAGCCGACTATTTAAAGAGAATTAAAGGTGGAGGAAAAGTAATCATTTTAGATGCAAATCCAAGTATTCAGGCAGAACCAGAAAACTTTACAAACGCATTTAACAATACACACAAAGGTATAATTACCTATGTACCAAATGCAACGGTAATCAGCATTGATGCCGATAAGGGTACTGTCAATACAAATCAGGGGACTTTCACAGGTAAGGTTATTAATGCAATACCCACACACAAAGCAGGCAGTTTAATTACAAATTCTGGAATTGGTCTTGCTAATGCAGGTAATGGCAAGTGGGCAGGTGTAAATGTACTTACTTACGAATCAACAGTTCACCAAAATATTCACATCATTGGCGATGCATCTTCTACAACTCAACCTAAAGCAGGGCATATTGCGAATGCTGAAGCTAAAGTTTGTGCTGATGCTATTATACATATGTTAAAAGGTGAGGCGGTAAATCCAAGTCCGATGACGAATTCAGCTTGTTTTACACCAATAACAAAATCTACTGCTTCTTGGCTATCGGTAGTATTTAGATATGACCCTGTCAGTAAAACAATGGTTCCTACTGGCAATGGCGTAACTGAATCTTTGGGAGCCACCAAAGACAACTATGAAGATATGATAAAATGGTTTAATAATTTAATGTCTGATACATTTTCATAGAATGAATAACAAAAGAGCCTTTAAAAAGGCTCTTTTGTTATAAAAACATTACTGTTTTATTCCTAAATACTTTCATTCATCAATTCATGTAAAATTTTCTGTGCAGCAACAGAAATAACCGTACCCGGCCCAAATACGCCTTTCACGCCTGCATCATAAAGGTATTGATAATCTTGTGCAGGAATCACACCTCCAGCAATTACCATAATATCTTCACGACCTAATTTCTTTAATTCTTCGATAAGTTGAGGTATGAGAGTCTTATGACCAGCCGCTAAGCTAGAAGCTCCAACTATATGTACATCATTTTCTGCCGCCTGACGAGCCGTTTCTTCTGGCGTTTGGAAAAGCGGACCTATATCTACATCGAAGCCTAAATCAGCAAAACTAGTAGCGATTACTTTTGCTCCACGGTCATGGCCATCTTGACCCATTTTGGCCACCATAATTCTTGGTCGACGGCCCTCTATTTCTGCAAATTTATCGGCCAATGATTTTGCAAGCTGAAAATTCTCATCATCAGAAACTTCGGCTTGGTAAACCCCCGAAATCGAACGAATGGTGGCTTTGTGGCGGCCTGCTACTTTTTCCATGGCATACGATATTTCTCCTAATGTAGCTCTTTTTCGTGCTGCTTCAACAGCAAGAGCAAGTAGATTCTCTCCTGTTGAAGATGAACCAGCCGTAATTTTCTCTAAAATCGCCTGTACTTCTGCTTCATTTCGTTTAGCTTTAACTTCTGTTAATTTGGTAATTTGCTTACGTCTTACCTCCTGATTATCAACTTCCAATAGTTCTATTTCAGTCGCATCATCAGCTTTATATTTATTCACACCAACAATAACATCTTTCCCTGAATCAATCCTTGCTTGCTTTCTGGCCGCTGCTTCTTCAATTCTCATTTTAGGCAAGCCCGTCTCGATTGCCTTTGTCATTCCTCCTAAATCTTCTACTTCTTCAATTAAAGCCCAAGCTTTCTCGACCAATTCTTTAGTCAAATATTCAACGTAATAAGACCCACCCCAAGGGTCAACAACTCGACAGATTTCAGTTTCGTGTTGAATGTATAATTGGGTATTTCGGGCAATTCTTGCTGAAAAATCAGTGGGAAGAGCAATGGCCTCATCAAGTGAATTGGTATGTAAAGATTGTGTATGCCCCAAAGCAGCAGCCATTGCTTCAATGGCGGTTCGAGTTACATTATTAAAAGGGTCTTGTTCGGTAAGCGACCACCCAGAGGTCTGGCAGTGAGTACGCAAAGCAAGAGATTTTGAATTTTTAGGATTAAATTTCTTTACAATTTTCGACCAAAGTAGCCTTCCTGCTCTCATTTTGGCGATTTCCATGAAATGATTCATGCCTATTCCCCAAAAAAAAGAAAGTCGAGGAGCAAAATCATCAATATCCATTCCAGCCGCAATACCCGTACGAATATATTCTAAGCCATCGGCCAAAGTATAGGCTAATTCGATGTGAGCAGGAGCTCCAGCTTCGTGTATATGATAACCCGATATTGAAATCGAATTGAATTTTGGCATATATTTAGAAGTATAGGCAAAAATATCACCCACAATTCGCATCGAAAACTCAGGTGGATAAATGTAAGTATTTCGTACCATAAATTCTTTCAGAATATCATTTTGGATAGTTCCTGAAAGTTTATCTGGCGAAACCCCTTGTTCTTCGGCAGCAATGATATAAAAAGCCATAATGGGCAAAACCGCTCCATTCATGGTCATGGAAACCGACATTTGGTCGAGTGGAATTTGGTCAAATAATATTTTCATATCTTCAACCGTATCAATCGCCACACCCGCTTTTCCTACATCACCTGTCACACGTGGATGGTCAGAATCATAACCTCGATGCGTAGCTAAGTCAAAAGCTACTGAAAGCCCCTTCTGGCCTGCCGCTAAGTTTCTACGGTAAAATGCATTGGATTCTTCAGCGGTAGAAAAGCCCGCATATTGACGAATTGTCCAAGGTTGCATAACATACATCGTACTGTATGGCCCACGTAAAAAGGGGGGAATACCCGCCGAAAAATGCAAATGTTCTGCCGATTCAATATCTTTGGCAGTAAACCTTGGCTTAATATTAATACCCTCAGCCGTACGAAAGGAAGTCGATGAGGAAGCAGTAGCTTCAATACCAGCAACATTTGTATCTAAAGATATTTTAGAAAAATCTGGTTTCATTGATGAAAGGGAATAAAGATTTAGCAAATAAGCTAGAAATACTTGCTGCAAATAATTCAAACAAATTTACCCAAGAAATCAGATTAGTCTAAGTTTTTCTTGCTAAATTAAAATAGTTATATTTTTGTAATTGCATGACCTACAAAAAAAGCCTACCACTAATCAGCAGCAGACTTTCCGAATAAAAAAAGTAGATTTGTTTCAAAAGTTTTAGTTATAAACTAAAGTTTTTTGGTTGATTGAATTATTATTCATCTTAGGTAAATCTTTCAATCCGAAAATACCCCTTTCTTCCCAAGCATCAAGCCAATTGGTAATTGTACCTCGGCTCACTTCAAAAATATCAGATAATACAGTTACGTTGTAACCCTTGTAGCTCAATAAAATAGCCTTAGCCCGCTCTCGTTCACGATAATTACGGCTATGACGCGACACTTCTCGTAAGTACTCAACTTGTTCTTCGGTTATTTTTCTAACGTAACGCATTTTTCATCAAGTTTTTATAATCTAAGATTAATTCTATCTGTACTAATCGTCTAAATAGTAAGACGATAAAATGTTTTTAAACGCTGTGAAAAAATAAATTTTATTTAATTACGTAGAAACACTATTGATTAGTTGCGTATAGTTATGTCAATTAAGTTATAATTCATAGATATTATTAGTTTAATTTGAAAATTTATCAGATACATTAAATCCAAATTAACAATCATGGCATTAATTACAATAGCCTTTTTTATCGGTTGCCATGTGTTCTCTGCCCCATTGATACATACTATCTATAATCGGTAATAAACTGCTACCATAGGGGGTAATTTTGTACTCTACTCTTGGTGGAATTTCGGGGTAAATGATTCTCTCGATAATACCATCGGCCTCTAACTCTCTTAACTGATTGGTTAAAGTTTGCTTACTGATTTCTGTAATATTTTTCAGTAAAATACTATATCTATTTCTATCGGTTCGTATCATGTGAATAATGCTGGGTTTCCATTTTCCACCAATAATATTCATGCAATACACCACCGGACAATTCCCTGGTGTAAAGTCTTTTGTCTTTCTAAGTGCTATATTTTCCATTAGTCTAAAATTTTAGCCTATATACATATTTATTATATAGACTATATTAATAGTCAAAGATAATAATTTTGTGCAAACATTAATTTTAAACGACTAAGAATATGAAAAGAATTACAGTATTGATTACGATGCACTTCGATAATTCAAAAGGAAATTTTGAAGAATTAAGAAAGCAAGAAATGGCTCATATTATGCAGTGGAAAGAAGCTGGTATTTTAGAGAATTTTTACATCAAATCTGAAAAAGATGGAGCAATGCTTATTTTTAAAGATATAGAAATGCAAGAGGTTGTAAATAATATCGAACATTTGCCTTTCTTTCCTTACATGGAAAAAGTAGAGTGCCTAAGTTTGGATAAAATGTTTTAATAAAAAATACAGCTTGAATGCAGTAAAAATATCTGGTTTAACATTCATTTTGCTGCTTTCAAGCTGTAGGAATCTACTTGAATTAATTAAGTTTAAAATCAATGTCCATCAACTGGGATACAGCTTTTCACTGAAACTACCCCATAAATTCTCTTATCTTTGATAACATAATTTGAAATCAACTTACTGTTTTCATCCCAAACCTTTTGTGTACCTTCTTTTTCTCCCAACTGATAATTGCTTTCTTCTCTGACTTTCCCATTCGGAAAATACACTAATTGTTTTCCATCAAACTGGTCGTGTTTATATTGAAACAAATACCTTAACTTTCCGTTTGGCCACCATTGCTTAAAAACGCCTTCTTTTTGACCATTAATGAAAATACGTTCTAACAACTTTTCTCCTGAATTATACCAGCCTTTTGCCAAACCTTGCTCTCTTCCTTCGGCAATCGGTAATTGATAAACCACTCTATTTTCTTCTTTTTCAATCATATAACCCGAAAAAGGCTGCCCTTTGTAAAGCCAGCCTCTATCCGTTTTTTTTAGGTTAATATCAACGTTTAAAACACTACTTTTTGCTTTTCTTTCATGGCATGCCAATACGAGAAAAGCAAAAAATAAAGTCGCTATATGCTTAAATTTCAAAATCTTAGTATTTATTGGGTTACTAAAAACTGTCCCATTAACCCTGCATCTTCGTGGTTCGGGAAATGGCAATGGTACATAAATGGATTGGTGCTGCTCGCAAAATCGTCGTATTTTGCTACTACGGATACTGTTTCACCAGTTCGGATATAAAAAGTATCTTTCCAACCCGATTCATAATTGGCAATCGGACCTGAACTTCGAGAAACAATCTTAAATTGAATATCATGGATGTGAAAAGAATGCCCGAAAATATTATTATTCACTATCGTCCATTTCTCGACAGCATTTAGTTTTACGTTTTGGTTGATGGTTGTAAAACCATAAGTATTATTATCAAATGTAAAAGCCGACCCCGCCTGTCCACCAGTTATCTTGATGGTACGAGTATTAGTAGCATCTGATTCTTTCCAATACGTATTTGTGGTCAATTTTGCAGGCACGGTTGTAATTGCATTTGCAGTTGCAGCTTTCACCTTGATATGCAAAACATTGAAATCTTTATTATTTAATAAACTACCAAATTGACCAGTAGTTTGTGGTTCGCTCCCGCCAAAACCAAATTCTTGATTGGCATTGTAGGCTTTCATATCTAAACTTGCTCCAACGGCATCTTTACTTAAATCAACCAAAATTTCAACACGTTCACCTACAGCTAATTTCACTCGTGTTACTTCAACTGGAGCATCGAGCAAGCCCCCATCATTGGTGATGACATAAAAATTACGATTATCGCTAAAGCCAAGGTTATATCCTCGTTCGGTTTCGGCATTCAAAATTCTGAAACGAACAAATTGTTTCGGTAAACTAATCTGAGCATCATGCGTGCCATTGGCCATGGCATAATCACCATAAGCATGTTCAGTAACTGTAAATGAGTTATCAGAATTATATCTTCTGCTAGTTAATACCAAGGGAATATCGTCAGTTCCGTAAGTTCGTGGCAATGCCAAAGCCGACTCAACTGGGTCTTTTATGATGATGAGTCCACCAGCACCATAGGTTAATTGCTGAAATGTTTTTTCGTGTAAGTGTGGGTGATACCAATAAGTACCTGCATTATTTTTTATTTCAAAAGAGGGCTTCCAAGTGGTATTGGGTTCAATCATCTGATGAGGGCCACCATCCATAATGGCAGGGATATGAAAACCATGCCAATGCGTAGTAGTAGTTTCGGAAAGATTATTGGTAACATTCATCTGAACAAAATCGCCTTTGTTCATTATCAAGGTTGGTCCCCAAAACTCTGCACCATTATAGCCATAAGTAGCAGTTTTAGCTCCTGTACGCAGTTGTTTACTTGATTTTGCTAATGTTAAATCAAAGGTTTTACCCGTTATTGTTGGCGGAATCCAGAGTTCATTGTAGGTTGAGCTCGTGGTAGTTGTGGTGCTTGGCGTAACTGTTATATCATCTGTTTTACTGCAACCGTAAGTAACAATAAAAATAAGAGAGGCTAAGAAAAGTGCTACTTTTGTCATAAAGTTTCTTTAAAGTTATTTAGCATTTTAGATGCCAAAAACTTCAGAAACTTGCACTGTTATTCAAATTATTTTACTGATTCATAAATCATCTCTGAAACTTCGGCCAAAACCTTCACTCCTGCATCGGCATTTTTAAGTTTTTTAGAAAGTAATACCAACACATATTTTCGTCCATCTGGCAAATAAACAATACCTGAATCGTGCTGAACGCCCGTAATTGAGCCAGTCTTATGAGCCACTTTAACAGTTTTTGGTAGTTTTTCGGGAATGATTTCATTAAACTTTTGGTCGAACAAAATCTTACGCATTTCTTCACAAGATTTTTTATCAATTACCTTATTTTCGGCAATTTTCTCAAAAATCAACATCAAATCATAAGCAGTAGTTGTATTACTAAGACCTTTATCGAAAGCTTTTTGGTCTTCCACACCACGTAATACTTGAATATCTTTTGCCCCCAATGCTCTCATGCTTTGATTAGCATTTTTTGCATCGACCAAATCAATCAGAATATTGGTTGCCAAATTACTACTTACAATAATCATTTGGTAAGTGAGGTCATAGATTGTCATTTTTTTACCAATCTGCTTATACATGCCATCGCCACTATCATCGGCAATATCCATGCTATATGGGCTTCCATCAACAATACTTTTAAACTCATTTTTTACCAAAATTGAATCAGTAAGTTTGAATTTACCTGCTTTTGCTTGCTTGAAAACTTCAATCATCACAGGCGTTTTCATGGTACTAGCCGCATGAAAATTCTCTTTTTCGTTGATAAACAAAGTCTTTCCAGTTTGTAAATCTTTGAAAGCAACCGCAAACACACCATCTACGGCTTTTAGTTTTGCTTCTATGGCAGTTTTTGTAGCATCAAAGTTTTGTTTCTGAGCAGAAATATCCAGTAGCATAACAGAGAAAATGAGCGTAAAAATTAGTTTTTTCATTTATAATTTGATGAAATTTATAGTTTTTCAATACTCTTTAGCATTACTATCGAATAAATTCAAGAGTTAATAAAACAAAGGAAAGTATTTTAGAGAAAACTGAATAAATTCAGTTTGAGTTTTTACCAATACTAACTCGCCAAAAATCATTTATACATAAAAAAATAGCAAGCCTTCAAAACCTGCTCCCTACAACAACCTTTCCTTTATAATGTTTTTTCTCGCCATTAACATCAAAAAGTTCGGCTAATAAAATGTAATAACCCACCGGAACAACCTCATTATTGGTCGTTTTACCATCCCATTCAATACTATTATTCACACCAAGTAATTGATTTTGAGCAAGTTGACGAACTAATCGCCCATTGGCATCAAAAACTTGAATATTGGCGACATAAGCACCTTGGTCAAGTTGAAAGCTGAATTTTGTTGCTTCATCTTGGCCATCACCATCAGGCGAAAATACTTCGGGTTCGATTTTAAAAATGTTTTCCCGACTATCAACCAAAGACTGAGAATTGGCATATCCTGGCGTAGCAAAACCTTCGGACGAAGCAGCTGACTGCCAATTATTTGGGTCGGCAGAAGATTTATTATAATCAATTTTTTCGAGCGAAACCCCTTCTTTGATATCAATTAAAGGGTGATGCATCTTTTCTGAATAATCGAATCGGTCGAAAACCTTTTGAGTTTCATTAAGTAAAATAACTGAACCATCATCATCTGGAAAAGAAGGCATTGACGCCACTTCCAAAAAGTTTGCGTTCACTGATTTATAATATTGATTTTGAACATTAACGGCAGTCCGACAAAGTACCAAAAACTGTTTAGGCTGAATGACAATAGCTGATGTGGCAATAGTTTTAATATTTGCCATTTTCCCTTTGTCATCAATATTTGCTAAAGACCAGTTTTTGAGAGAAATCAATTTCTCAGTTCTGTTGTAAATTTCTACAAAATCTTCTCCCCCACTTCTTGGATTAAATAAAACTTCATTCAAAACAACATCGCCAGAATCTGCTAGTTTTAAATTTCCTACCACTGCTTGAGTAGAAAGCATGACATTTCCCGAGCAATCGGCAAGATTTTTTATGGTAAGCGTATAAAGCGTATTATCTTGTAAAGCCGTAGTTAAACCAAGATTCACGCTCTTATTTTGTGGAGATTCTAGCTTTAAAGTACTTATTTGCAAGTCTTTATCAAAACTATAGGCATTCATACTAACAGCCGATAGACTGTCTAGTTTTTCTGAAAAAATCAGTTTGATAGTATTACTTCCCACCATTTCAAAACGACTTAAACTTGGAGGCGTTAGGTCTGGTTTTGAAGCTTTTACAGAATTTTCTTTAGCGGGAGTTCCTTG harbors:
- a CDS encoding helix-turn-helix domain-containing protein; translation: MRYVRKITEEQVEYLREVSRHSRNYRERERAKAILLSYKGYNVTVLSDIFEVSRGTITNWLDAWEERGIFGLKDLPKMNNNSINQKTLVYN
- a CDS encoding toxin-antitoxin system YwqK family antitoxin gives rise to the protein MKFKHIATLFFAFLVLACHERKAKSSVLNVDINLKKTDRGWLYKGQPFSGYMIEKEENRVVYQLPIAEGREQGLAKGWYNSGEKLLERIFINGQKEGVFKQWWPNGKLRYLFQYKHDQFDGKQLVYFPNGKVREESNYQLGEKEGTQKVWDENSKLISNYVIKDKRIYGVVSVKSCIPVDGH
- a CDS encoding c-type cytochrome: MNSLSSKNTRSIILSVGLLAATIVACRSEIEQTPPTPIVNSITSDERSLKVGVVNHPGQLLASNCFQCHGTNGTGLEHLAGKSANEIVNELREMSAKNPRAEIMNVHAKAYTTDEMKLIGDFFSKQ
- a CDS encoding winged helix-turn-helix transcriptional regulator → MENIALRKTKDFTPGNCPVVYCMNIIGGKWKPSIIHMIRTDRNRYSILLKNITEISKQTLTNQLRELEADGIIERIIYPEIPPRVEYKITPYGSSLLPIIDSMYQWGREHMATDKKGYCN
- a CDS encoding multicopper oxidase family protein — encoded protein: MTKVALFLASLIFIVTYGCSKTDDITVTPSTTTTTSSTYNELWIPPTITGKTFDLTLAKSSKQLRTGAKTATYGYNGAEFWGPTLIMNKGDFVQMNVTNNLSETTTTHWHGFHIPAIMDGGPHQMIEPNTTWKPSFEIKNNAGTYWYHPHLHEKTFQQLTYGAGGLIIIKDPVESALALPRTYGTDDIPLVLTSRRYNSDNSFTVTEHAYGDYAMANGTHDAQISLPKQFVRFRILNAETERGYNLGFSDNRNFYVITNDGGLLDAPVEVTRVKLAVGERVEILVDLSKDAVGASLDMKAYNANQEFGFGGSEPQTTGQFGSLLNNKDFNVLHIKVKAATANAITTVPAKLTTNTYWKESDATNTRTIKITGGQAGSAFTFDNNTYGFTTINQNVKLNAVEKWTIVNNNIFGHSFHIHDIQFKIVSRSSGPIANYESGWKDTFYIRTGETVSVVAKYDDFASSTNPFMYHCHFPNHEDAGLMGQFLVTQ
- a CDS encoding serine hydrolase, with the translated sequence MKKLIFTLIFSVMLLDISAQKQNFDATKTAIEAKLKAVDGVFAVAFKDLQTGKTLFINEKENFHAASTMKTPVMIEVFKQAKAGKFKLTDSILVKNEFKSIVDGSPYSMDIADDSGDGMYKQIGKKMTIYDLTYQMIIVSSNLATNILIDLVDAKNANQSMRALGAKDIQVLRGVEDQKAFDKGLSNTTTAYDLMLIFEKIAENKVIDKKSCEEMRKILFDQKFNEIIPEKLPKTVKVAHKTGSITGVQHDSGIVYLPDGRKYVLVLLSKKLKNADAGVKVLAEVSEMIYESVK
- a CDS encoding FAD-dependent oxidoreductase, which codes for MKRRSFLNNLGASALGLGIIENSFGQETKNVVNDIHSLIQVPSNIVATGRVIVIGGGMAGTTAAKYLKLWGGTGVEVTLIEPNASYYSNIFSNMVLVGERTLEQLTFNYNLLRTKYGVSVLQNSVTGINPSGKSVTLNSGKVLPYDKLVIAPGIDFEPIQLSGTAANQAKIVHAWKAGQQTTSLKNQVQAMTKKDTFIITIPPKPYRCPPGPYERACVVADYLKRIKGGGKVIILDANPSIQAEPENFTNAFNNTHKGIITYVPNATVISIDADKGTVNTNQGTFTGKVINAIPTHKAGSLITNSGIGLANAGNGKWAGVNVLTYESTVHQNIHIIGDASSTTQPKAGHIANAEAKVCADAIIHMLKGEAVNPSPMTNSACFTPITKSTASWLSVVFRYDPVSKTMVPTGNGVTESLGATKDNYEDMIKWFNNLMSDTFS
- the scpA gene encoding methylmalonyl-CoA mutase is translated as MKPDFSKISLDTNVAGIEATASSSTSFRTAEGINIKPRFTAKDIESAEHLHFSAGIPPFLRGPYSTMYVMQPWTIRQYAGFSTAEESNAFYRRNLAAGQKGLSVAFDLATHRGYDSDHPRVTGDVGKAGVAIDTVEDMKILFDQIPLDQMSVSMTMNGAVLPIMAFYIIAAEEQGVSPDKLSGTIQNDILKEFMVRNTYIYPPEFSMRIVGDIFAYTSKYMPKFNSISISGYHIHEAGAPAHIELAYTLADGLEYIRTGIAAGMDIDDFAPRLSFFWGIGMNHFMEIAKMRAGRLLWSKIVKKFNPKNSKSLALRTHCQTSGWSLTEQDPFNNVTRTAIEAMAAALGHTQSLHTNSLDEAIALPTDFSARIARNTQLYIQHETEICRVVDPWGGSYYVEYLTKELVEKAWALIEEVEDLGGMTKAIETGLPKMRIEEAAARKQARIDSGKDVIVGVNKYKADDATEIELLEVDNQEVRRKQITKLTEVKAKRNEAEVQAILEKITAGSSSTGENLLALAVEAARKRATLGEISYAMEKVAGRHKATIRSISGVYQAEVSDDENFQLAKSLADKFAEIEGRRPRIMVAKMGQDGHDRGAKVIATSFADLGFDVDIGPLFQTPEETARQAAENDVHIVGASSLAAGHKTLIPQLIEELKKLGREDIMVIAGGVIPAQDYQYLYDAGVKGVFGPGTVISVAAQKILHELMNESI
- a CDS encoding lamin tail domain-containing protein, with translation MKKWCKSRILSFICLLACTILLSPVLLAQNVNDLIISEIMADPTPTKGLPEKEYIELYNRTDKVIDLNRFRLSYQTTTVTFPSFLLQPKSYVIVTSRANEADFKPYGNVVALSSLSLLNTGTTLTLKNSQNKTIFSVTYSDKWYEKGKEQGFSLEMIDTSFPCVEDGNWSSCLATLQGTPAKENSVKASKPDLTPPSLSRFEMVGSNTIKLIFSEKLDSLSAVSMNAYSFDKDLQISTLKLESPQNKSVNLGLTTALQDNTLYTLTIKNLADCSGNVMLSTQAVVGNLKLADSGDVVLNEVLFNPRSGGEDFVEIYNRTEKLISLKNWSLANIDDKGKMANIKTIATSAIVIQPKQFLVLCRTAVNVQNQYYKSVNANFLEVASMPSFPDDDGSVILLNETQKVFDRFDYSEKMHHPLIDIKEGVSLEKIDYNKSSADPNNWQSAASSEGFATPGYANSQSLVDSRENIFKIEPEVFSPDGDGQDEATKFSFQLDQGAYVANIQVFDANGRLVRQLAQNQLLGVNNSIEWDGKTTNNEVVPVGYYILLAELFDVNGEKKHYKGKVVVGSRF